The Triticum dicoccoides isolate Atlit2015 ecotype Zavitan chromosome 6A, WEW_v2.0, whole genome shotgun sequence genome has a window encoding:
- the LOC119315325 gene encoding protein EARLY HEADING DATE 2-like produces the protein MMLCDLSSDREATGSSSHGGVGDLGFSSHVLLSPLFALAATPTSTLLPRPPLPMLLEEPARAKRKRSQPGNPDPGAEVIALSPRTLVATNRFVCEICNKGFQRDQNLQLHRRGHNLPWKLRQRTVLLPRPGGDGSGSGAPRKRVYVCPEPTCVHHDPARALGDLTGIKKHFSRKHGEKRWKCERCAKRYAVHSDWKAHVKNCGTREYRCDCGILFSRKDSLLTHRAFCDALAEESARLIAAANNSIATTTTCNNNGNNNSGSGSNDINNMLMPSNSSPLFLPFSSPPHAQNPNPLMFLSQEPHHQHHQVLPPFQPLTYLDDLPMTTGSSSTVSTDTVSFRLTPEGSVTMHAGGRHLTRDFLGVDNAREVEELQMSVPLCAAAYQGRSIGPTAACCATDLTRQYLGRLPPVNEPWSHNF, from the exons ATGATGCTCTGTGATCTCTCTTCTGACCGCGAGGCCACCGGATCCAGCTCCCATGGTGGAGTTGGAGACCTCGGCTTCAGCAGCCATGTCCTGCTCAGCCCTCTCTTCGCGCTGGCGGCGACGCCGACGTCGACGCTGCTACCCAGGCCTCCGCTGCCGATGCTGCTGGAGGAGCCCGCCAGAGCCAAGAGGAAGAGGAGCCAGCCCGGCAACCCAG ACCCTGGCGCGGAGGTGATCGCGCTGTCGCCGCGGACGCTGGTGGCGACGAACCGCTTCGTGTGCGAGATCTGCAACAAGGGCTTCCAGCGGGACCAGAACCTGCAGCTGCACCGCCGCGGCCACAACCTGCCGTGGAAGCTCCGGCAGCGCACCGTGCTGCTGCCCAGGCCCGGCGGGGACGGCTCCGGCTCCGGCGCGCCGCGCAAGCGCGTGTACGTCTGCCCCGAGCCCACCTGCGTCCACCACGACCCGGCCAGGGCGCTGGGCGACCTCACGGGCATCAAGAAGCACTTCTCCCGGAAGCACGGCGAGAAGCGGTGGAAGTGCGAGCGGTGCGCCAAGCGCTACGCCGTGCACTCGGACTGGAAGGCGCACGTCAAGAACTGCGGCACCCGCGAGTACCGCTGCGACTGCGGCATCCTCTTCTCCAG gaaggACAGCCTGCTGACCCACAGGGCCTTCTGCGACGCCCTAGCCGAGGAGAGTGCAAGGCTCATCGCAGCTGCAAACAACAGCATCGCCACTACCACCACCTGCAACAACAACGGCAACAAcaacagcggcagcggcagcaacgACATCAACAATATGCTCATGCCAAGCAACAGCTCACCACTCTTTCTCCCTTTCTCAAGCCCCCCTCACGCTCAAAACCCTAACCCCCTCATGTTTCTCTCCCAAGAGCCTCACCACCAACACCACCAGGTGCTCCCTCCGTTCCAGCCCCTGACATACCTTGATGACCTGCCTATGACTACCGGCAGCAGTTCGACCGTCAGCACCGACACGGTCAGCTTCAGACTTACTCCAGAAGGCTCGGTGACTATGCACGCCGGTGGCCGACACCTCACCAGGGACTTCCTAGGCGTCGACAACGCCAGGGAGGTCGAGGAGCTGCAGATGTCGGTGCCACTGTGCGCCGCCGCGTACCAGGGACGCTCCATCGGCCCCACCGCCGCCTGCTGCGCCACCGACCTGACCAGGCAGTACCTCGGCCGGCTGCCGCCGGTGAACGAGCCGTGGAGCCACAACTTCTAG